The Candidatus Edwardsbacteria bacterium genomic interval CTTGAGGGCCCCGGGATATTCCTCCTGCCGGGAAAGCGCCACCCCCTGATTGGATAGTTCTATGGCCTCCTCAAGTCTGGCCCTCCGGCTCTGGAGCATTTCGAGATGCCCGTTGCCCTTGATGATGAAGACCAGCTCAACGGCGATCAGGACCAGAATTACGGTCACGACCGCATTTTTGGGTTTTATTTCCATAATGTCGTCAATGTTGGTTTGCCAGTTAGGCTTCGATGACCTGGGAGTGATTTCCTACCCTGTCCGGCGGGCCGTGAGTTATGTTCTATCGGCAGCATCGGGTGTTCAAAAGTTATAGACGAAATCTATGAAGGGGATCCCCGGAGTGATCATGTCCTCGCCCAGCACGTTGGCCAGGGCCAGGTCCACCGCCAGCCCCTCGCCGAAGAAACGAAAGCCGGCCGAGACCAGCGGCTGGTCCAGGCCGGGAAACAGCCAGTTCTCGGTGACGAAGGATACCCGGCGCGACAGGCGGTACTCCCCGCCCACCATCACCATCGGCCGATCGGCCATCTCATCGCCCGCAAAACCGTAGCCCAGTCCGGCGGTGAAGCTGCGGTCGGGTCCGCCGTAGGTGCCGGCCCCGTAAAGGATCCCCACCGTCGAGGCCTCCTGGTCGAAATCAGGAACCTTGATGATCAACGCCCCTCCGGCCAGGTGGAATTTTTCGTTGACCGGCATCCCGGCCTTGGGCATGAAGAAAATTATCTGGTTGCCGCCGCCCCCGGGAAACAGGGATATTCCGCCTCCCAGGGTGATGTTATCGGTAAGGCCCACCACCACCTGGGGGAAGAAAATGTAGGTGTCGGAAAAATAGCCCTCGCCTTTTTTGAGCATGTGGGCGGTGGGCCCGAAGAACAGCCGGGTAGTGTTGGGATTGGGAAACCAGTATTCTCCATCCTTGATGGATCCCGTCTGGATCTCCTGGATCTCGGTGATCTTGGCGATGGGAATGGTCATTGCCGTCACCGAGGTTTGCAATACGATATTGACAGAATCGATTTGAATGATGCTTCCTACGTTGCTGGAGCCGTCTGACGTTTTAACGATCTGGATGAAGGTGGAATCCGCCACCCGCAGCCGGCCCTTGATCGGCTGCTGGGCCAGACCCGGCGTGATCCAGAAGCAACACCCGGCCAAAAACAGCAGAGCAACGGTGATTCTTTTAATAGGCATCTTTATTACCTCTTTAAATGTTAAATATCTTGCGTCTTTCCCCGGCAGTCACCGGCTTTCGCTGTCCCGGCTTAAGGCCGCTCAACCGAAAATTTCCGATACCGACCCGCACCAGCCGCAGGGTGGGATATCCTATGGCCGCGGTCATCCGGCGCACCTGGCGGTTCTTGCCTTCGGTCAAGGTCATCTCCAGCCAGCAGGTGGGGATATTTTTGCGGAACCTGATGGGCGGGTCGCGTTCCTCCATCTCGGGCTGGGGATCCAGGATCATTGCCTGGCAGCTAAGGGTCGGATGCCCCTTTATGGTCACCCCTTTTCGCAGTTTTAAAAGATCCTTCTCCCCGGGGATGTTCTCCACCTGGACCCAATAGGTGCGGGAATGGCCCTGCCGGGGATTCAGCAGTTTGGCGTTCAGCTCGGCCTCGTCGGACAGCAGCAGCAGGCCCTCGGAGTCGGCGTCCAGCCGGCCCAGGGGATAGACGTTTTTGGGGAAGCCGAACTTGGCCAGGGTCACATGCCGGGGATCGTCCGAGGTGAACTGCGACAGCACCCCGTATGGTTTGTTGAAAGCGATCAGCATTGTTTTACCCCTTTCTGTTTATGACAGCGGACAACCCGCCGGCCCCAGCATTCATCATGCTCCAGGCTTGGTCATTTGAACCTGACCACCCCGAAGTTCTTGGTCTGGTACGACCAGTCGTACATCCACAGGGCCGACTGGTTGTTGCGCTGCTGCTTGCGGCGGATGTTCATCCTGATCTCGGCATCCCTGTTCAGCACCGGCAGGCCGACATCCTTCAAGGGCACCCTCATCTCCAGCACCCATTCCCTTTCCCCGGCCAGGGCCTTGGCCTGGAAGCCGCCGTTCCATTTCTGGTCCAGATCGTCGCGGGTGTTGTCTATCAGCTGGTCCCAGACGGTGGATGCCGGATTGACATACATCTGGTAGACCGTGTCCTTATTGGCGGCGAACAGGAATCCGATGCAGTCGTCGTTGTACACCTGGTCGTCCCGGACGGTCTTGGCGGTCTTCAGCTGGGCCATGATGGTGTCCCGGCAGACCGCGGCGATATAAAGGTCCTCCCCATCGTGCATGAAGTAGACCTGGGTGGGATCGGCCGATGCCGGGTTGCCGTCCCAGCCGCAGAAATCGGCTATCTTGCCGGCCCCCAGCCATTCATCCTTATCGAACCGGCCGTCGATGGCCGGGGCCTTTTTGGCCCGGGGGCACTCCAGGATCCGGATCACATTGGGGCTCATCTCCAGGTTATAAGATTTATCGCGCCCGAAGGGATAGGACATTTTCATCACCGGCAGGGGATACAGGGTTCCGGAGCCTTTGAACCTGAAGACGGACTTCAAGCTGTCGCCGGGGGCTATCTCCACCGGGATGCTGTTCTTGACAGCCTTCCAGTTCTGGCCGGTCTCCCATAAGATCTCGGTTTTTATAGGCTTGTCTGTGGGATTCTTGATCCTGACCTCGGCCTCCAGGGATGATAATTTTCTGCCCTCGATCAGTTCCGGCCCATCAACAAACACCGCCTTGGTGGGTATCTGATGGGCGAAGGTCTCCTCCTTAAGGCTGACGTGATCTAGATCAAAGGTATTGCCGGCCCGCACCAATGCCGAGCTGAATTTTCCGTCCTTGACGGTGACCCACAGGTACTGGTAGAAGCCGGCCAGGCTGATATTTTCCGAAGGGCCGATATCCGCCCCGGAGCTGCCCATCACCACGTAGCGGATGCCATCAATGACCTCCGAGGCATAATTGTGCCAGTGCCCGGCGAACACCGCCGTAACTTTGTATCTCTTGAACAGGTCGTGCAGCTTGTCCGGCTGTCCGGCCCCCACCCCCGCCGCCCAGAACGGCTTGTGCATGAAAATATAGATGCCGGATCTGTTCCTGAGCGATCTCAGGTCCTTCTCCAGCCACCTGATCTGGGCGGGATCCATCTGGTCCAGGGTCTCCACCAGTGAGTTGTCCATCACGATGAAATGGCTGTTCTGGTGATCGAAGGAATAATAGGGGTTGCGTCCGGTCTTTTTGATGAATATGCTGCGCACCTCGGGAGTGGTGATGTCGTGGTTGCCGGGGGTCAGGTACACCGGGCAGGAGAGCGCTTTTAACATCGGCAGGGTGGCATCCCAGTCCTTGACCGTCCCGGCCGAGTCAGCATAGCCCTGGATGAGATCTCCCACCGTCACCACCAGGTCCGGTTTTATCCGCTCGATGTCCTTCAGCACCATCTCGAAGGCCTTTTGGTTGGCTCCGCCGGTGCGGTCGGCCAGCACCACCAAACGGAAATTATCCCCGGGCCCGGCCGGCCTGGCCGTCCAGCCGTTTTGGATCAGGGCCGCCGCCAGAAGGGTTAGGATCATAACTATTTTCTTCATAATGCCTCCGATAGTTTTGATTGCTAATATATTTCGTGACAGGCAAGATCGACCCTCTTCTGATTTATCAGGGATGAGCCTGCCCTGAAATTTCATTTTTTTATTGACTGCTGAAGCGGCAGGGCGGGATCCTCCCGCCCCAGCCGCGAATTGTTGAGCCGCTCGATGAGGAAAGAAACCAAGGTGATCATTTTTTCATATTACTACAGGTTGCGTATTTCCGCAACCCAAAAATATAGTATTGGGCCTCTCTCCCTTTGGGGGAGAGGCCGGAGAGGGGTCCGTCTTTCTCCAGCTGACGTCACCAAAAAAGGCTGCCGGATGCCGGCAGCCCTTGGAATGGTTATTTTGACAGTCTCTTCAGCTCGCTCAGCCAGCTCTTGACCACCTCGAAGCTTCCCTGCCAGAATTCCGGCGAGGACATGTCCATCCCCACCTCCCTGATGATCACCTCCGGGCTCTGGGAGCCGCCGTAGGCCAGGATCTTCTCGATCTTGGGCACGAAGGGCTTGCCTTGGTCCTTGTACCGGGCGAACAGGGCCAGGGCCAAAAGCTCCCCGAAGTTGTAGGCGTAGCAGTAGAACGGGGTCTGGAAGATGTGCGGGATGTAGGCCCACTCGCTGCGGAACTCCTCGGCCACCTCCACCGCCGAGCCCAGCTGGGAGCGCAGCTGCTTGATATACAGATCGCTCAGCTGGTCGGATTTGATGCCCTGGGATATCCTTTGGTGGGCCTGGTTCTCGAACATCACGAAATAGGCCTGACGGATGACCGTGGCGTAGGAGTCGCCCAGCTTCTCCAGCAGCATGGCCCGGCGTTCCTTGTCGGACCGGGCCTGGCCTAAAAGCCTTTCGAAGACCATCAGCTCGGAGATGGTGGAGGCGGTCTCGGCCAGCGGCAGGGTGGTGTGCGACGAGGTATAATAATGATTCTGGGCGTACAGGTCGTGGACGCCGTGTCCCAGCTCGTGGGCCAGGGTGGCCACCGAGGAATTATTGCCGGTGTAGTTGAGCAGGATGTAGGGGGTGACCCCCGGCGCGATGTCGGAGCAGAAGGCCCCGGTGTCCTTGCCCGGCCGGGGATGGCTGTCGATGTGGTCGGCCTTGAAGATGGATTCGGCCTTGTCGGCAAAGCCCGGGGCAAAGTCGCGGAAGATCTCCAGTATCAGCTTTTTGGCCTCCGGCAGCGGCATTTTGGATTTAGGCGTCTCCAGAGGAGAATACAGGTCGTAGCGCCGCAGCTTCTTCATCTTCAGCAGTTTGGCCTTGTGGCGGAAGAAATCCTGGTATATCCCCACGTTCCTCCGGCAGACCTCCAGCAGGGTCTCGATGGCCGCATCCGGCACCCGGTTGTAGAAATTTCGCATGGAGATGGGGCCGGGGAAGTTCCTCAGTTTGGCGTCGTTGTCCCAGTCCTTGGCCAGCGCCCGGTAGATGACGAACAGCTTGTCCTCGTTGTCATGGTAGGGTTTGAAGACGGCCTTATAGGCCGCCTCCCGCTCCGATGCCTTGGCGCTGTAATAGTAATTGCGCACCTGGCCCTGGGTCTTGAATACCTTTGCCTTTCCGCCCCTGGGCTGGAATTTATACTCGAAGCTGTCGGTGATCAGGTTGTACATATCCACCAGGGCCTGGGAGCCGGTGACGCTCTTGCGGGTGATCAGCCTCTCCTCGCCCTGGCTCAATGTATGCTGGGCGGCCGCCCGGTTGTATTTGAACACATACTCCAGGTCCGGCAGCGCGGCGAACAGCCGGTTGGCGTTGAAATCGTCCAGCTTCTCCATCCCTTCCACCGCCAGGCCTTTAAGCCAGTGCTCCAGCGGCAGCAGGGCATCGGACAATTTGATGCCCAGGTCCTGGGTGCGTGACTTGTACAGCTTGGCGTCCTGCGATTTCAGGTCGGCGTTCTCCCACAGCTCGCCGTAAGAAGAGATCTTCGACACCCTGGTCTTCAGGTCCTCGCGGAATTCGATGACCTGCTTGAATTCGGCCAGCGACATCTGGGGCTTGAGCAGTTTTACCTGTTCCGCCATCCCGGCGATGTCCTTTTCGATCCCGGCATAGGTTTGGTCGAATTTTCCCCTGGCCACGATGTCATTAAGATTCCACTTTAACTCCTGCCCTGCCATATAAAGTCCTTCCATATATTTGGTGATGTTGTTTGCGGCGATGATATCAAATCATCTTATAATTACTGATAGCTATGCTTGATCAAGTTAAATTTATTTTTTGCTGTAAACATTCATGTTCCACAATTCACCGGGATATTTGCGTGGTTTCCATAATCCGAAACCATCTATGCAGATCGCTTCGAACCCGCATTGCCTTAGGAATAAAAGAATAGTGTGGGCATTAAAATGAAAAACATGGGCTATTAACGAAACCGTAGGGCCTTGGGCTTCAGTGTCCGGCAACCGTAAAACCAATAAACCGTTTTTTCTAAGCAATGAAGAAGCTTTCCGAAGAAACACTTCGGGATCAAGAATGTGCTCAATTACACTATACATGGCTATGACATCATATTTTTCTGTCTCGTTTTGGTCTAAAAAATCGCCTTTTATTGCATTGAACCCCGAACCTTGTATTTCCCGAATACACCGTTCTTCGGTTTCAATCCCATATGTTTCCCAACCACGGCGGTGTGCCTCTTTAAGCGTATAGCCGGCCCCGAAACCCACTTCAAGAAATCTTCCTTTGGCAGCAAAACGTTCGATATCATTCAAGCGCATCTCGGCCACATTCTGCAATGCCGCCGGATCATCAAAAACATCAAGTGTCGCTTGCTCATACAGGGGGTCATCAATCCCTGTATTGTGATATCGCTTCGAATAAATATAATCGTAAAAATCTTGATCAGGTTGAGGGTCTAACCACATCATGCCGTCATGCAGACAACGCACAGTATGGAATTTTTGTCCGTTAATTAAAAAGCTGTTGACGGGAACAATATCCCTGCGTTGACATAAGAGACATTTAATTTCATGAGTGTCTATATGTGAAATATCAGTTATATTTATATCAAAAATATTAGGTATCATGCTTTTCGGATTGATTATTATGAAATTAACCAAAAACTGATAACCAGTAATTATTAACTATCGCCTATTCTATCGGCACCGATCGGGCCTTCCATATCTGCTCGGCGTATTCCTTGATGGAACGGTCGCTTGAGAATTTGCCCATGTTGGCCACGTTGATGATGGCCTTCTCGGACCACTGGTCGGGATCGAGATAGGTCCGGCTGACCCGGTCCTGGCATTCCATGTAGGAGGCGAAGTCGGCCAGCAGCAGATAGTAGTCGCCCTTGTTCAGCAGGCTGTCCACGATGGGCTTGAACAGCCCGGGATCCTCCCGGCAGAAGAAGCCGCCGTCCAGCTGGTCCAGCACCTCTTTGAGCTGGCCGTTGGAATGATACTGGTTTTTAGGATCGTAGCCCCTGGCCCTTAACTGGGATACTTCCTCGGCCGTCAGCCCGAAGATGAAGATGTTGTCCTGGCCCACCTCCTCCATGATCTCGATGTTGGCCCCGTCCAGGGTGCCGATGGTCAGGGCCCCGTTGAGGGCGAATTTCATGTTGCCGGTGCCCGAGGCCTCCATCCCGGCGGTGGAGATCTGCTCCGACAGCTCGGCGGCCGGCATGATCAGCTCGGCCAGCGACACCCCGTAGTTGGCCAGAAAGACCACCTTGAGCTTGTTGCCGATATCGGGGTCGCTGTTGACCCTGTCGGCCACGCAGTTGATGAGTTTGATCACCAGCTTGGCCATGAAATATCCGGGGGCCGCCTTGCCGCCGAAGATGACGGTGCGCGGCACCACCGGGGCCTGGGGGTCCTTCTTGATGCGGTTGTACTGGGCGATCACCCCCAGCACGTTAAGCAGCTGGCGCTTGTACTCGTGAAAACGCTTTACCTGGACGTCGAACAGGGAATTGACGTTGATCTCCTGCCCGTTGTGGGTCCGGATGTATTCCGCCAGCCGGATCTTGTTCTCCCGTTTGACCACCCGCCACCTTTCGCGGAACAGAGAGTCCCCGGCCAGCGGGGCCAGCTCCTTGAGCAGCGACAGGTCCTTGATCCACTCCGGCCCGATATGCTTGGTGATCAGCTCGGATAGGCCCGGGTTGCATTTCTTAAGCCAGCGGCGGGGGGTGATGCCGTTGGTCTTGTTGTTGAACTTGCCGGGGAAGAATTGGTTGAACTCCGGGAACACTATCTCCCTGAGGATCCGGGTGTGCAGTTCGGCCACCCCGTTCACCGAGAAGCATCCGGCGATGGCCAGGTGGGCCATCCGCACCTGGGGCTGGGGGCCGGACGAGATGATGGACATGGCTTGTTTCTTATGCTGGTCCCCGGGATGCCTCTTCTCCACCTCGTCCATCAGCCGGCGGTTGATCTCGCCGATGATCTGCCAATGACGGGGCAGCATCCGCTCGATCATATCCACCGGCCAGTGCTCCAGGGCCTCCGGCAGCACGGTGTGGTTGGTATAGGCGAACACCTGGCCGGTGATGTCCCAGGCCTCCTGCCACTCCAGGCCCTCCTGGTCCATCAGCAATCGCATCAGCTCCGGGATGGCGATGGCCGGGTGGGTGTCGTTGAGCTGAAAGACGGTCTTCTCGGGAAAGGCCGTCATGTCCGGCTGGGTCTTTTTATAGCGCCGGATGGCGTCCTGCAAAGTGGCCGAAACGAAGAAATACTGCTGTTTCAGGCGCAGCTCCTTGCCCTGGTAGACATTGTCGCTGGGGTACAGCACCCGGGTGATGTTCTCCTTCTGGTTCTTGTCCTCCACCGCCGCCACGTAGTCCCCGCTGTTGAAGTAGCTGAGGTCGAACTCCCGGGTGGCCTTGGCCGACCACAGCCGCAGGGTGTTGACGGTGTCGTTGCCGTGGCCCGGCACCGGGGTGTCGTAGGCCATGGCCATCACCTCCTCGCCATCCTGCCACAGGAAGCGGGGCCGCCCGTCGGGCCATTTATCAATTTCCACCCGTCCGTAGAATTTCACCGGATAGAGGTGCTCGGGCCGGGGCAGCTCCCAGGGGTTCTGGTACCTCAGCCAGTTGTCCGGGGTCTCCACCTGGTAGCCGTTCTGGATCTTCTGGAGGAATATCCCGTACTCGTAGCGGATGCCGTAGCCGTAGGCCGGCAGGGCATGGAAGGCCATCGAGTCCAGGTAGCAGGCCGCCAGCCGGCCCAGGCCGCCGTTGCCCAGCCCGGCGTCCCACTCCACCTCCATCATCTCCTCCAGGTCGAATCCCAGCTCCTCCAGGGCCTTGCGGCAGGCGAAATCCATCTCCAGGTTCATGATGGAATTTCCCAGGCTGCGGCCCATCAGGAATTCCAGCGACAGATAGTAGACCCGTTTGGCGTCCACCTGGTAGT includes:
- a CDS encoding pseudouridine synthase, yielding MLIAFNKPYGVLSQFTSDDPRHVTLAKFGFPKNVYPLGRLDADSEGLLLLSDEAELNAKLLNPRQGHSRTYWVQVENIPGEKDLLKLRKGVTIKGHPTLSCQAMILDPQPEMEERDPPIRFRKNIPTCWLEMTLTEGKNRQVRRMTAAIGYPTLRLVRVGIGNFRLSGLKPGQRKPVTAGERRKIFNI
- a CDS encoding glycogen/starch/alpha-glucan phosphorylase; the protein is MPEKKIKISDEVTRQGVDKESLKRSFLDHISFSLAKDKYSATQRDYYLSLALAIRDRLVERWVRTQQRYYQVDAKRVYYLSLEFLMGRSLGNSIMNLEMDFACRKALEELGFDLEEMMEVEWDAGLGNGGLGRLAACYLDSMAFHALPAYGYGIRYEYGIFLQKIQNGYQVETPDNWLRYQNPWELPRPEHLYPVKFYGRVEIDKWPDGRPRFLWQDGEEVMAMAYDTPVPGHGNDTVNTLRLWSAKATREFDLSYFNSGDYVAAVEDKNQKENITRVLYPSDNVYQGKELRLKQQYFFVSATLQDAIRRYKKTQPDMTAFPEKTVFQLNDTHPAIAIPELMRLLMDQEGLEWQEAWDITGQVFAYTNHTVLPEALEHWPVDMIERMLPRHWQIIGEINRRLMDEVEKRHPGDQHKKQAMSIISSGPQPQVRMAHLAIAGCFSVNGVAELHTRILREIVFPEFNQFFPGKFNNKTNGITPRRWLKKCNPGLSELITKHIGPEWIKDLSLLKELAPLAGDSLFRERWRVVKRENKIRLAEYIRTHNGQEINVNSLFDVQVKRFHEYKRQLLNVLGVIAQYNRIKKDPQAPVVPRTVIFGGKAAPGYFMAKLVIKLINCVADRVNSDPDIGNKLKVVFLANYGVSLAELIMPAAELSEQISTAGMEASGTGNMKFALNGALTIGTLDGANIEIMEEVGQDNIFIFGLTAEEVSQLRARGYDPKNQYHSNGQLKEVLDQLDGGFFCREDPGLFKPIVDSLLNKGDYYLLLADFASYMECQDRVSRTYLDPDQWSEKAIINVANMGKFSSDRSIKEYAEQIWKARSVPIE
- a CDS encoding class I SAM-dependent methyltransferase, producing the protein MMWLDPQPDQDFYDYIYSKRYHNTGIDDPLYEQATLDVFDDPAALQNVAEMRLNDIERFAAKGRFLEVGFGAGYTLKEAHRRGWETYGIETEERCIREIQGSGFNAIKGDFLDQNETEKYDVIAMYSVIEHILDPEVFLRKASSLLRKNGLLVLRLPDTEAQGPTVSLIAHVFHFNAHTILLFLRQCGFEAICIDGFGLWKPRKYPGELWNMNVYSKK
- a CDS encoding metallophosphoesterase; amino-acid sequence: MKKIVMILTLLAAALIQNGWTARPAGPGDNFRLVVLADRTGGANQKAFEMVLKDIERIKPDLVVTVGDLIQGYADSAGTVKDWDATLPMLKALSCPVYLTPGNHDITTPEVRSIFIKKTGRNPYYSFDHQNSHFIVMDNSLVETLDQMDPAQIRWLEKDLRSLRNRSGIYIFMHKPFWAAGVGAGQPDKLHDLFKRYKVTAVFAGHWHNYASEVIDGIRYVVMGSSGADIGPSENISLAGFYQYLWVTVKDGKFSSALVRAGNTFDLDHVSLKEETFAHQIPTKAVFVDGPELIEGRKLSSLEAEVRIKNPTDKPIKTEILWETGQNWKAVKNSIPVEIAPGDSLKSVFRFKGSGTLYPLPVMKMSYPFGRDKSYNLEMSPNVIRILECPRAKKAPAIDGRFDKDEWLGAGKIADFCGWDGNPASADPTQVYFMHDGEDLYIAAVCRDTIMAQLKTAKTVRDDQVYNDDCIGFLFAANKDTVYQMYVNPASTVWDQLIDNTRDDLDQKWNGGFQAKALAGEREWVLEMRVPLKDVGLPVLNRDAEIRMNIRRKQQRNNQSALWMYDWSYQTKNFGVVRFK
- a CDS encoding M3 family oligoendopeptidase, producing MAGQELKWNLNDIVARGKFDQTYAGIEKDIAGMAEQVKLLKPQMSLAEFKQVIEFREDLKTRVSKISSYGELWENADLKSQDAKLYKSRTQDLGIKLSDALLPLEHWLKGLAVEGMEKLDDFNANRLFAALPDLEYVFKYNRAAAQHTLSQGEERLITRKSVTGSQALVDMYNLITDSFEYKFQPRGGKAKVFKTQGQVRNYYYSAKASEREAAYKAVFKPYHDNEDKLFVIYRALAKDWDNDAKLRNFPGPISMRNFYNRVPDAAIETLLEVCRRNVGIYQDFFRHKAKLLKMKKLRRYDLYSPLETPKSKMPLPEAKKLILEIFRDFAPGFADKAESIFKADHIDSHPRPGKDTGAFCSDIAPGVTPYILLNYTGNNSSVATLAHELGHGVHDLYAQNHYYTSSHTTLPLAETASTISELMVFERLLGQARSDKERRAMLLEKLGDSYATVIRQAYFVMFENQAHQRISQGIKSDQLSDLYIKQLRSQLGSAVEVAEEFRSEWAYIPHIFQTPFYCYAYNFGELLALALFARYKDQGKPFVPKIEKILAYGGSQSPEVIIREVGMDMSSPEFWQGSFEVVKSWLSELKRLSK